One part of the Sciurus carolinensis chromosome 4, mSciCar1.2, whole genome shotgun sequence genome encodes these proteins:
- the Cdkn2aip gene encoding CDKN2A-interacting protein isoform X2 — MAQEVSEYLSQNPRVAAWVEALRCEGETDKHWRHRREFLLRNAGDLAPAGGAASANTDEAADAESGTRNRQLQQLISFSMAWANHVFLGCRYPQKVMDKILSMAEGIKVTDAPIHTTRDELVAKKG; from the exons ATGGCGCAGGAGGTGTCGGAGTACCTGAGCCAGAACCCGCGGGTGGCCGCCTGGGTGGAGGCGCTGCGCTGCGAGGGCGAGACTGACAAACACTGGCGCCACCGCCGGGAGTTTTTGCTCCGCAACGCCGGGGACCTGGCCCCCGCGGGTGGCGCTGCCTCAGCTAACACGGACGAAGCTGCGGACGCCGAGAGCGGAACCCGCAATCGGCAGCTGCAGCAGCTCATCTCCTTTTCCATGGCCTGGGCAAACCACGTCTTCCTTGGGTGCCG gtaCCCTCAAAAAGTTATGGATAAAATTCTTAGTATGGCTGAAGGCATCAAAGTGACAGATGCTCCAATCCATACAACAAGAGACGAACTGGTTGCCAAG aagggGTAG
- the Cdkn2aip gene encoding CDKN2A-interacting protein isoform X1: MAQEVSEYLSQNPRVAAWVEALRCEGETDKHWRHRREFLLRNAGDLAPAGGAASANTDEAADAESGTRNRQLQQLISFSMAWANHVFLGCRYPQKVMDKILSMAEGIKVTDAPIHTTRDELVAKVKKRGISSSNEGVEELSKKRIIEGKNNSAVERDLAKISAKTERTSAQPENSSTCSGSSTKSESSGNSTRSAGISGQNSSTSEGDRSVSSQSSSIISSQVTTAGSGKASESEAPDKHGSASFVSSFLKSSVNSHVTQSTDSRQQSGSPKKSGLEGSSVSVSQSSSEIEVPLLGSSGSSEVELPLLSSKPSSETASSGLTSKTSSEASVSSSVSKNSSSSGTSLLTPKSSSTNTSLLTSKSTSQVAASLLASKSSSQTSGSMVSKSSPLASVSQLASKSSSQSSTSQLPSKSTSQSSESSVKFSCCKLTNEDVKQKQPFFNRLYKTVAWKLVAVGGFSPNVNHGELLNAAIEALKATLDVFFVPLKELADLPQNKSSQESIVCELRCKSVYLGTGCGKSKENAKAVASREALKLFLKKKVVVKICKRKYRGSEIEDLVLLDEESRPVNLPPALKHPQELL, encoded by the exons ATGGCGCAGGAGGTGTCGGAGTACCTGAGCCAGAACCCGCGGGTGGCCGCCTGGGTGGAGGCGCTGCGCTGCGAGGGCGAGACTGACAAACACTGGCGCCACCGCCGGGAGTTTTTGCTCCGCAACGCCGGGGACCTGGCCCCCGCGGGTGGCGCTGCCTCAGCTAACACGGACGAAGCTGCGGACGCCGAGAGCGGAACCCGCAATCGGCAGCTGCAGCAGCTCATCTCCTTTTCCATGGCCTGGGCAAACCACGTCTTCCTTGGGTGCCG gtaCCCTCAAAAAGTTATGGATAAAATTCTTAGTATGGCTGAAGGCATCAAAGTGACAGATGCTCCAATCCATACAACAAGAGACGAACTGGTTGCCAAGGTGAAGAAAAGAGGGATATCGAGTAGCAATG aagggGTAGAAGAGCTATCCAAAAAACGAAtcatagaaggaaaaaacaactcTGCAGTTGAGCGAGATCTTGCAAAAATTTCTGCCAAAACAGAACGTACATCAGCTCAGCCAGAAAACAGTTCTACATGTTCGGGGTCATCCACCAAATCAGAGAGTAGTGGGAACTCCACTCGCAGCGCTGGCATCTCTGGTCAGAATAGCTCTACAAGTGAGGGAGATCGATCTGTTTCCAGCCAAAGCAGCAGCATCATTTCTTCTCAGGTAACAACAGCAGGATCTGGAAAAGCTTCTGAATCAGAAGCTCCAGATAAGCATGGTTCTGCATCATTTGTTTCTTCGTTTTTGAAATCCAGTGTGAATAGTCACGTGACCCAGTCCACTGATTCCAGACAACAAAGTGGCTCACCTAAAAAGAGTGGTTTGGAAGGTTCTTCAGTCTCTGTTTCTCAGAGCAGCTCAGAGATTGAGGTGCCCTTGTTGGGTTCTTCTGGAAGCTCAGAAGTAGAGTTGCCATTATTGTCTTCTAAACCTAGTTCAGAGACAGCTTCAAGTGGGTTAACTTCCAAAACTAGTTCAGAGGCAAGTGTTTCATCATCAGTTTCTAAAAACAGTTCCTCATCAGGCACATCATTACTAACTCCCAAGAGCAGCTCAACAAATACATCACTGCTAACTTCCAAAAGCACTTCCCAGGTAGCTGCATCACTGTTAGCTTCCAAGAGCAGCTCCCAGACCAGTGGATCTATGGTTTCCAAAAGCAGTCCCTTAGCAAGTGTGTCCCAGCTAGCTTCTAAGAGTAGTTCTCAGAGTAGCACCTCACAATTGCCTTCTAAGAGTACTTCACAGTCAAGTGAGAGTTCTGTCAAGTTCTCTTGTTGCAAATTAACCAATGAAGATGTGAAACAGAAGCAACCTTTCTTCAATAGACTGTATAAAACAGTGGCATGGAAATTAGTAGCTGTTGGTGGCTTTAGTCCCAATGTGAATCACGGAGAGCTCCTAAACGCAGCTATTGAGGCTCTGAAAGCAACACTGGATGTATTTTTTGTCCCACTAAAAGAACTGGCAgatctgcctcaaaataagagcTCTCAAGAAAGTATTGTATGCGAATTGAGGTGCAAGTCAGTATACTTGGGCACTGGCtgtggaaaaagcaaagaaaatgcgAAAGCAGTTGCATCAAGAGAAGCATTGAagttatttcttaagaaaaaggTGGtggtaaaaatatgtaaaaggaaatacagAGGCAGTGAGATAGAAGATCTAGTACTCCTTGATGAAGAATCAAGACCTGTAAACTTACCTCCAGCATTAAAACATCCTCAAGAATTGCTATAA